The Canis aureus isolate CA01 chromosome 22, VMU_Caureus_v.1.0, whole genome shotgun sequence genome has a window encoding:
- the METTL6 gene encoding tRNA N(3)-cytidine methyltransferase METTL6 isoform X1, which translates to MASLQRKGLQARILSSEEEEKLKRDQALVSDFKQQKLEKEAQKNWDLFYKRNSTNFFKDRHWTTREFEDLRSCREFEDQKLTILEAGCGVGNCLFPLLEDQNIFAYACDFSPRAVEYVKQNPLYDSERCKVFQCDLTKDDLLEHVPPESVDVVMLIFVLSAVHPDKMHLVLQNIYQVLKPGKSVLFRDYGLYDHAMLRFKAGSKLGENFYARQDGTRSYFFTDEFLARLFTDTGYEEVVNEYVFRETVNKKEGLCVPRVFLQSKFRKCPKNPTP; encoded by the exons ATGGCTTCTTTGCAAAGAAAAGGGCTGCAGGCAAGGATTCTCAGCTCTGAAGAAGAGGAGAAATTGAAAAGAGATCAAGCTTTGGTGTCCGATTTTAAGCAGCAGAAACTGGAAAAAGAGGCTCAGAAGAACTGGGAccttttttacaaaagaaatagtACTAACTTCTTCAAAGATAGACACTGGACCACCCGAGAGTTTGAGGATCTCAGATCCTGTAGAGAG TTTGAAGATCAAAAATTGACTATACTTGAAGCTGGCTGCGGTGTTGGGAACTGTTTATTCCCACTTTTGGAAGATCAGAATATCTTTGCTTATGCCTGTGATTTTTCTCCAAGAGCAGTTGAATATGTCAAG caAAATCCTTTATATGACTCAGAAAGATGCAAGGTGTTCCAGTGTGATCTAACCAAAGATGACCTTCTGGAACATGTGCCCCCAGAATCTGTGGATGTTGTCATGTTGATATTTGTACTCTCTGCTGTTCACCCTGATAAGATGCACCTTGTCTTACAAAATATTTACCAG GTATTGAAACCAGGCAAAAGTGTCTTGTTTCGTGACTATGGGCTGTATGATCATGCCATGCTCAGGTTTAAAGCTGGCAGCAAACTTGGGGAAAACTTTTATGCTAGACAAGATGGAACAAGATCATATTTTTTTACTGATG AATTCCTGGCTCGGCTCTTTACGGACACAGGTTACGAAGAAGTGGTGAATGAGTATGTGTTTCGTGAGACGGTGAACAAAAAAGAAGGCCTGTGTGTGCCAAGGGTTTTCCTTCAGAGCAAATTCCGAAAGTGTCCTAAGAACCCAACTCCATGA
- the METTL6 gene encoding tRNA N(3)-cytidine methyltransferase METTL6 isoform X2: MASLQRKGLQARILSSEEEEKLKRDQALVSDFKQQKLEKEAQKNWDLFYKRNSTNFFKDRHWTTREFEDLRSCREQNPLYDSERCKVFQCDLTKDDLLEHVPPESVDVVMLIFVLSAVHPDKMHLVLQNIYQVLKPGKSVLFRDYGLYDHAMLRFKAGSKLGENFYARQDGTRSYFFTDEFLARLFTDTGYEEVVNEYVFRETVNKKEGLCVPRVFLQSKFRKCPKNPTP; this comes from the exons ATGGCTTCTTTGCAAAGAAAAGGGCTGCAGGCAAGGATTCTCAGCTCTGAAGAAGAGGAGAAATTGAAAAGAGATCAAGCTTTGGTGTCCGATTTTAAGCAGCAGAAACTGGAAAAAGAGGCTCAGAAGAACTGGGAccttttttacaaaagaaatagtACTAACTTCTTCAAAGATAGACACTGGACCACCCGAGAGTTTGAGGATCTCAGATCCTGTAGAGAG caAAATCCTTTATATGACTCAGAAAGATGCAAGGTGTTCCAGTGTGATCTAACCAAAGATGACCTTCTGGAACATGTGCCCCCAGAATCTGTGGATGTTGTCATGTTGATATTTGTACTCTCTGCTGTTCACCCTGATAAGATGCACCTTGTCTTACAAAATATTTACCAG GTATTGAAACCAGGCAAAAGTGTCTTGTTTCGTGACTATGGGCTGTATGATCATGCCATGCTCAGGTTTAAAGCTGGCAGCAAACTTGGGGAAAACTTTTATGCTAGACAAGATGGAACAAGATCATATTTTTTTACTGATG AATTCCTGGCTCGGCTCTTTACGGACACAGGTTACGAAGAAGTGGTGAATGAGTATGTGTTTCGTGAGACGGTGAACAAAAAAGAAGGCCTGTGTGTGCCAAGGGTTTTCCTTCAGAGCAAATTCCGAAAGTGTCCTAAGAACCCAACTCCATGA
- the METTL6 gene encoding tRNA N(3)-cytidine methyltransferase METTL6 isoform X3, which translates to MASLQRKGLQARILSSEEEEKLKRDQALVSDFKQQKLEKEAQKNWDLFYKRNSTNFFKDRHWTTREFEDLRSCREFEDQKLTILEAGCGVGNCLFPLLEDQNIFAYACDFSPRAVEYVKQNPLYDSERCKVFQCDLTKDDLLEHVPPESVDVVMLIFVLSAVHPDKMHLVLQNIYQNSWLGSLRTQVTKKW; encoded by the exons ATGGCTTCTTTGCAAAGAAAAGGGCTGCAGGCAAGGATTCTCAGCTCTGAAGAAGAGGAGAAATTGAAAAGAGATCAAGCTTTGGTGTCCGATTTTAAGCAGCAGAAACTGGAAAAAGAGGCTCAGAAGAACTGGGAccttttttacaaaagaaatagtACTAACTTCTTCAAAGATAGACACTGGACCACCCGAGAGTTTGAGGATCTCAGATCCTGTAGAGAG TTTGAAGATCAAAAATTGACTATACTTGAAGCTGGCTGCGGTGTTGGGAACTGTTTATTCCCACTTTTGGAAGATCAGAATATCTTTGCTTATGCCTGTGATTTTTCTCCAAGAGCAGTTGAATATGTCAAG caAAATCCTTTATATGACTCAGAAAGATGCAAGGTGTTCCAGTGTGATCTAACCAAAGATGACCTTCTGGAACATGTGCCCCCAGAATCTGTGGATGTTGTCATGTTGATATTTGTACTCTCTGCTGTTCACCCTGATAAGATGCACCTTGTCTTACAAAATATTTACCAG AATTCCTGGCTCGGCTCTTTACGGACACAGGTTACGAAGAAGTGGTGA
- the EAF1 gene encoding ELL-associated factor 1 isoform X1, translating to MNGTANPLLDREEHCLRLGESFEKRPRASFHTIRYDFKPASIDTSCEGELQVGKGDEVTITLPHIPGSTPPMTVFKGNKRPYQKDCVLIINHDTGEYVLEKLSSSIQVKKTRAEGSSKIQARMEQQPTRPPQPSQPPPPPPPMPFRAPTKPPVGPKTSPLKDNPSPEPQLDDIKRELRAEVDIIEQMSSSSGSSSSDSESSSGSDDDSSSSGGEDNGPASPPLPAHQQPYNSRPAVANGTSRPQGSNQLMNTLRNDLQLSESGSDSDD from the exons ATGAACGGGACCGCGAACCCGCTGCTGGACCGCGAGGAGCACTGCCTGCGGCTCGGGGAGAGCTTCGAGAAGCGGCCGCGGGCCTCTTTCCACACCATTCGCT ATGACTTTAAGCCAGCATCTATAGATACTTCATGCGAAGGAGAGCTTCAGGTTGGCAAAGGAGATGAAGTCACAATTACACTGCCACATATCCCT GGATCCACACCACCAATGACTGTGTTCAAGGGGAACAAACGGCCCTATCAGAAAGACTGTGTGCTTATTATTAATCATGACACTGGTGAATATGTGCTGGAAAAACTCAGTAGCAGCATTCAGGTCAAGAAAACAAG AGCCGAGGGGAGCAGTAAAATCCAAGCCCGAATGGAACAGCAGCCCACTCGTCCCCCACAGCCATCacagccaccaccacctccaccacctatGCCATTCAGAGCTCCAACAAAGCCTCCAGTTGGACCCAAAACTTCCCCCTTGAAAGATAACCCCTCACCTGAACCCCAGCTGGATGACATCAAAAGAG AGCTGAGGGCCGAAGTTGATATTATTGAACAGATGAGCAGCAGCAGTGGGAGCAGTTCCTCAGACTCTGAGAGCTCATCAGGAAGTGATGATGACAGCTCGAGCAGCGGGGGTGAGGACAATGGCCCAGCGTCCCCTCCGCTGCCTGCACACCAGCAGCCCTACAACAGCAGGCCGGCCGTAGCCAACGGAACCAGCCGGCCGCAAGGAAGCAACCAGCTCATGAACACACTCA gaaATGACTTGCAGTTGAGTGAGTCTGGCAGTGACAGTGATGACTAG
- the EAF1 gene encoding ELL-associated factor 1 isoform X2 produces MWAGLTFGDDFKPASIDTSCEGELQVGKGDEVTITLPHIPGSTPPMTVFKGNKRPYQKDCVLIINHDTGEYVLEKLSSSIQVKKTRAEGSSKIQARMEQQPTRPPQPSQPPPPPPPMPFRAPTKPPVGPKTSPLKDNPSPEPQLDDIKRELRAEVDIIEQMSSSSGSSSSDSESSSGSDDDSSSSGGEDNGPASPPLPAHQQPYNSRPAVANGTSRPQGSNQLMNTLRNDLQLSESGSDSDD; encoded by the exons ATGTGGGCAGGATTAACCTTTGGAG ATGACTTTAAGCCAGCATCTATAGATACTTCATGCGAAGGAGAGCTTCAGGTTGGCAAAGGAGATGAAGTCACAATTACACTGCCACATATCCCT GGATCCACACCACCAATGACTGTGTTCAAGGGGAACAAACGGCCCTATCAGAAAGACTGTGTGCTTATTATTAATCATGACACTGGTGAATATGTGCTGGAAAAACTCAGTAGCAGCATTCAGGTCAAGAAAACAAG AGCCGAGGGGAGCAGTAAAATCCAAGCCCGAATGGAACAGCAGCCCACTCGTCCCCCACAGCCATCacagccaccaccacctccaccacctatGCCATTCAGAGCTCCAACAAAGCCTCCAGTTGGACCCAAAACTTCCCCCTTGAAAGATAACCCCTCACCTGAACCCCAGCTGGATGACATCAAAAGAG AGCTGAGGGCCGAAGTTGATATTATTGAACAGATGAGCAGCAGCAGTGGGAGCAGTTCCTCAGACTCTGAGAGCTCATCAGGAAGTGATGATGACAGCTCGAGCAGCGGGGGTGAGGACAATGGCCCAGCGTCCCCTCCGCTGCCTGCACACCAGCAGCCCTACAACAGCAGGCCGGCCGTAGCCAACGGAACCAGCCGGCCGCAAGGAAGCAACCAGCTCATGAACACACTCA gaaATGACTTGCAGTTGAGTGAGTCTGGCAGTGACAGTGATGACTAG